tgcatcctctctgtgattcttgtgttcttgagtccacctgagccaccggagacccataCTCTGACACTGACTCGAATAGCATGCTTGCCGCGGTTCCGACCCTGTGACagctggtgcaccaggtagggggtagCGTCAAGTGTGATTCTGGCTCTTCGGTGGCTGGAGCCACCCGCCTCGTCACCGGAGCAAGCGGCACCGCCCCAGATGGCGATGTCCGCTTCCCCAGTGATTTCTCCGTCATGGCTGGCGCCTTTGCTCTAGGCCAGGTTCTCAACTTTAGGAGCTTGGCCTACGTCGTCGACTTCTATGATGCGCTTCGTCCACTCCACGGGGCTGCACCAGCAGGCACCGAGCCCCAATGTCGCCCACTCTGCTAGGACTTCCAGGAGCAGATCTTGAGATCTTAGCTCGACTGATCCGGCATGGTTTGAGCCCGAACCCCACCGTGTCAGACCGTCGCCAGATATTCTACATGCTGGCCAACATCCACCACCACATCGCCACCAGTGAGGTGCTCCCACCATCTGATcgcttctggtactacctcctAGACTTGCCTTTTGGGATCCAGAACACAGCGGTATCCTTCTAGAtggagctagagcacctcatcaGTCACGAGGTGTCATGAAGCACCATCCTCTTCGGCGCAGCGGGCACCGATGTCCCATCGCTATGTGCCTTCCTCAAGATCCTTTCAGAGAATAACTCAGAGTATGACTCCGATGACATGGACTACCATGCCCCTCTGCACATGTGCTACCACATTGATGGCGAGGTTCTGCTTGAGGAGGCGCCCAAGCTCACACCGCCGGACCAGAGTCCCCACAGCCACGTGGCCTACCTTCAGGAGAAGGCGAACCACTTGCGAGCTCGACAGGTGGACTTGGAGGATGCCGAGGCAGAGCTCGAGCGCCAAAGGTAGGACTTTGCATGGCAGCAAACCACACAACCTCTCATTGATGATGACAACGCCCGCACGGGGGTTCCTAGTGGCCTTTGCTTCCCCCACGCAACGTACAACATCGTGGCCGCCGCCTATCGCCTGGAAGACATCTCTGACACACCGGACCCAAAGACCAACGAGCGGCTGAATGAGGCGAAGTAGATCCTCCGCGTCGCCCTCGAGCTATAGGCCAAGAGCTCGGCATCCCGGCGTCGTGCTATGCTCTCCCAGCCATCCCAGATGATGGCTACTCCCAATGGGGACCGCTCCGATGCTCGAGCCCCACAGGTAGGGGGAAGCAGTGGCGACACCTCCAGCAACAGCTCTGACCAGCCATGAACTTGGGGCGCCAAGCCCTAGCAAGAGCAAAGGCACGACCTTTCTCCTTGGCCTCCCCCCATGCACCACCAGATCGACAATGACCGCGACATCCGTGACACCATCGAGGCTAGGCGCCATGCTCAGGCATAGTCCTATACCCCTGAGCGGCGAGGCGGGGGCACCACCCTAGATCACTTTGACCCCCCACCATTCGGGGAGGCGATCTGGGCAGCTCCCTACCCCAGGTGTTTCTAGCCACCGATGCACATCTCCAAGTATGATAGCAAGACCAACCCAGATCACTGGCTAGAGGACTACCGCCTCACCATGGAGGCTGAGGCATCAGACGATGACTTCGCCATAGAGGCAAGACGAGACCCACGGGAGTACATTCAGTGTTTCTCCAAGAAGCGCAATGAGCTACCCAACATCACTGACGCCGACATCATCAACACCTTCACCTATGGCATGACCTCTGAGGCGCTCGTCCACGCACTCAACCACGAGACCCTACGCATGATGTGGGAGCTCCTGGACGTCGCCACCTAGTACGCCACCGGCGAGGAGGCGGTCTAGGCCAACTTCAGCGGCAAGGCCAAGGCCACTGGTCATCTCAGTGGAGGCGATGGCGGTGATGACCTCGCCTCGTCCTAGCAATGCTGCTATAGGAGGAACAAGGACTAGAAGCGCCacggggaggagatggtggccgcAGCCAACTGTGCTACCATACCTTAGCCCCACGGGTGAGGCGCACGCCCAAAATACTTCAAGAAGGCACTCGAGGCCCCCTGCCCGTTCCACTAGGGGCAAGCAAAGCACCTCCCCAAAGACTACGCCaccatgaagggctacatccATAGTACCCTTGGCCAATagggcaaggcctagaagcctaCTCTAAAGACCGGTGACCCAGCGGGAGGTGCCTAAGAGGAAGACAACGAGTTCCTAGAGGCCGagcgctgcctcatgatctttgggggctcCTAGGCCTACGAATCTCGCTAGCAGCGCCACATCACCGAGCAGGAGGTGAACGCCATCTACACCCTCATCGCTCTAATGCGGCTCCAATGGTCCCTGATGGCCATCACCTTCGACCAGGAAGACCACCCCAATAGTGTCCCTCATCTGAGACGCTACCCGCTCGTGGTCAGCATGATCATGGGCACCACACGCCTCACCAAGATGCTGATGGACgggggcagcagcctcaacatactctacgccAGCACCCTCAACAAGATGGGCATCTCCCGTAGCAACCTGTGCCCTAGCAGGCCACCGTTCTACGGGATCGTGCCAGCGAAGGAAGCCATGTCCCTCAGATGCATTCGGCTCAACGTCACCTTCGGCCAACCAAACAACTTCCACAAGAAGccactcaccttcgaggtggctGACTTCCTCGACGTTTACCACGCCCTCCTCGATCGACCGtgcttcaccaagttcatggccgtccccaactacacctacctaaagctcaagatgcctggCCTGAAGGGGATCATCACCATCGAGGGTAGTTTCGAGTAAGCCTACTACTGCAAGCAAGACTATGACGCCCAAGCCACTGCACTCATCGACCCCTGTGATCCCGACGGCTCTGGCCACGATGTAGGAAGGGTGTCGGTGGAGGAAGCAGCCAAGGCAGTAGCGGTGCTCGATCGACCGAGCATCAGCAAGGCGGACAAGGGCATAGGCGGCAGTGGTGGCCCGGCTGGCTCCTCCATCCAGGCGCTTAGCCCCCCAGAAGGGGTTGACCTGATTGAGGTGAGTTCTGACCTTTCCCCATAAGGGAAGGCCCATGCCGAGCCATCCGCCCAGAAGCGCCGTCTTCCGAGCCATGGCCCGCCTACCGACCTCCTTCGCtggcctacctctccaacaacaaaaaccaagataagtcttgTCCTTTCGACCCTCTTGCTTCTCTTATCTCTATAATTGTCTCCTTTATCCTGAGCTACCCTAGCGATAGCTCGACTGCACCAGAGGATCGACTGAGCTAACCATCTGGTGACCTTTCTGAAGGAGAACTACCGCAGAAGGCCCCCGAGTGAGGCAGGAACAGGATGTATGGAGCGAGAGGACCGAGCGAGGGATTGGCAAGGCGCTAATGGATTGGCCTCGACCACCGTATTACTAGCTATGTCATCTTTcccttctcttgtgtccattTTGTTTTCTTTGCAGGTACCTACCTATCTCCCGATCCTTCATCGGATTGGGCCAGTCCACCGCATGACGGTCCGCGGGGCCCCCCATAAGGGGCATCATCGAGGGTTCTAAGGCTAGCCCACTGGGCTTCAAGGCTGCCCGAAGCACCTAAAGTGTGAGGAAAGTTTGGGAGATGAGCCCACGTGGCTGTAGCCAGGGCGCCCAGGAGCGTCCCAACCGTCTGGACAAACGATGTCCAAGTACTGACTAAGAGCTGCTCGTGGTGACCCAACAAGGGAGATAGCGAGCCCCCAAACACCGATAGACAGGCTCAGGAACTATACGAGTGGCTCGGTCAGGAAGCCGAGGATCTCCCCTCTGGGGGACATGACCGGGGCACAGAACAACCGTAAACCTAGGATTCTCATGGACTTACCCGCTAGCAGCATGGGCACAACGATCTTGGCCACCGAGGACATTGTCGTAATagcccatcccaatgagggaccAAGCCTCTGAGTACGACACaagagcaaatgggattacaaacgaaagtaatttcatttcattaattggGAACGACCCGATTACAATATACGACGGCAAGACCCGCTTTAACCTAGCACGGGGTCAGCACCACAACCCCGCGATGATCTCCTCTCCTCCTCAGAGGGGGAGGAGAGCCCCTGTAGCAAAGGCCAGACTGTCGAGCCGGGAAGGGCCGATCTCCCTAGAACTTCTTCAGGTGCAAGCGCGGGGAGGCCCGCAAAGGACAAGGCAGCGAGACCCCACCCTAACCCCCTCCACCGGGCCCACACCACTAGGGTCCTAGGCCAAGGACCCCCGGGGGTTTGGTTGGCCTCGTCGTAGATGAAGATCAAAGAAAATCGGCGGCCACCCACACTACATGAAGCGGGATTCGCGCAGCGCTGTGAAGTATCTCCCGCCACCTCATGTAGTTGTGGTGGTCACCTCACTAGAGTCCTTCCACCCTCAAATAAGCAATCGCCTGGTGGACCAAGATAGGCTCACTCGGAGGGAAGCGTCGCACTTTATCATCGCCATCGCCACCGAAGAAGTTGGATGTGAGAAGAAGAGAAGGGGCTAGAGGAAGGGATTGAAGATGTTGTGTCCTCAAGGGCTCCCCTTTATAGCCTAGACGATGCGCTATGAGTGGCTCTGAGCCCTCTGATTAGCCATCAATGGCCTGAAGGGGCCTTGGGGAACCCGCCGGGCGTCTCCTCGATCCCCGCAGCATGCCCCTAGGCGGTTGCGTAATGACGGCCATGCAGTAAAGTCGGAGTTAGGGAACCGTTGACAACGAGTCAAGTCCCTACTCCACTTTCCACCACGCGTGCTGCCCACTCCATGCATGCCTCCTCGCGGGACTTTAGAGAATCTGACTCCCTCGGGCCCACCGACTACCATCGATGTCCTGGATCCACGTGCTCGAAGTGCTGTGGCTCCCCCTCTGCTAGATCAGCTCCACGTGGCCCCGACGTCCTATCTCCCAGATGAAGTGGGATGGCACGAGGGTGCATGCCTTAACTCCTCCACCAGGCACGACGGCCCAGACGCCATCAACCGCCTACGCAAGACATCAGCGAAAAGGATGTGCCCAGAAGCCTTCCGCTAGTAGGGAGGCCCCACAATGGCCTCGGGGGCTGCGCTAGCTCTCCAGACAGAGCAACCTGACCCCCCCCCCCTCGAACGACAGGCGCTCGGGTGGATCAtccccaaaaccaaccaactccctagagttgggTCGGAAGCCGCTGAGCAGTGGGCCCAACGAGGGCCTCTGTCCAAGGCTCGGCGTGCTCCCCTCACCCCGATCTATGGCCGTAGTAGGTCGGCCCTAGAAGGCCGGCTCAAGAGGATTAGGGCCTGCTACCGC
The nucleotide sequence above comes from Miscanthus floridulus cultivar M001 chromosome 18, ASM1932011v1, whole genome shotgun sequence. Encoded proteins:
- the LOC136523267 gene encoding uncharacterized protein; translation: MAITFDQEDHPNSVPHLRRYPLVVSMIMGTTRLTKMLMDGGSSLNILYASTLNKMGISRSNLCPSRPPFYGIVPAKEAMSLRCIRLNVTFGQPNNFHKKPLTFEVADFLDVYHALLDRPCFTKFMAVPNYTYLKLKMPGLKGIITIEGSFE